A single Methanocaldococcus bathoardescens DNA region contains:
- a CDS encoding COG1361 S-layer family protein — MFKKFLMILIGFIVLSSISAIQVDEIQYQPNIIHPGDDVDLWIKINNDNYDNEVRNIVVEISPHYPFELRQVNPIKGKATISHLNPGESDTVYFKLHVDENAPSRDYRIDVKVSYDEVDKEDREEIIHHYELTKVYYLPVYGIASFQLKINDTSINPGKTETIKLDIKNVGTGNAKYLNLYLIGNDKINILGGSSIFIGYLKAGNQYIIPIKIYAVPEIENGIYSINAKLFWIGEDGNQYNLTIPLNIKVLKKIYENQPYIYLDDVKNKGDYAEITIGIANRGTTKIRHCVMTLTVNGKNYTKYIGDLDEDDYDTSVFEINDFGDILIKVSITYFDDYHNSYNTTKIFDIHVEKLEKQESLNLIYIICGVIAIIILILYFIRRKRRKEFEEI; from the coding sequence ATGTTTAAAAAATTTTTAATGATTCTAATTGGATTTATTGTATTATCTTCAATCTCTGCTATTCAAGTTGATGAAATTCAATATCAGCCAAATATTATTCATCCGGGGGATGATGTAGATTTGTGGATTAAGATAAACAATGATAATTATGATAATGAGGTTAGGAATATAGTTGTTGAGATTTCTCCTCATTATCCTTTTGAGTTAAGACAAGTTAATCCAATTAAAGGAAAGGCAACAATTAGCCATTTAAATCCTGGAGAATCAGATACTGTATATTTCAAACTACATGTAGATGAGAATGCCCCATCAAGAGATTATAGAATAGATGTAAAAGTAAGTTATGATGAGGTTGATAAAGAAGACAGGGAGGAGATAATCCATCACTATGAACTTACTAAAGTATATTACCTTCCAGTATATGGGATAGCAAGTTTTCAATTAAAAATAAATGATACTTCAATAAACCCTGGAAAAACAGAAACTATAAAATTAGATATAAAAAATGTAGGGACTGGAAATGCAAAATATTTAAACCTCTATTTAATTGGAAATGATAAAATCAACATTTTAGGAGGTAGTTCAATTTTTATTGGATATTTAAAAGCAGGTAACCAGTATATTATCCCTATAAAAATATATGCAGTTCCAGAGATTGAAAATGGAATATATTCAATTAATGCAAAATTGTTTTGGATTGGAGAGGACGGAAATCAGTATAATTTAACAATTCCTTTAAATATAAAAGTTTTAAAAAAGATTTATGAAAATCAGCCATATATTTACTTAGATGATGTAAAAAATAAAGGAGATTATGCTGAAATAACCATTGGAATTGCAAATAGAGGAACTACAAAGATTAGGCATTGTGTAATGACTTTAACTGTGAATGGAAAAAATTATACTAAGTATATTGGAGATTTGGATGAAGATGATTATGATACTTCAGTCTTTGAAATAAATGATTTTGGAGATATTCTGATTAAAGTAAGTATTACATATTTTGATGACTACCACAATTCATATAATACTACAAAAATATTCGATATACATGTAGAAAAATTAGAAAAACAAGAATCATTAAATCTTATTTATATAATTTGCGGAGTAATTGCTATTATAATACTTATCCT
- a CDS encoding ABC transporter permease, producing MKVEDIVIFAFKNMKQKRTQSLLTIIGIVIGVLAMVSLISLGYGVQNYIHEEMMKMGSNKITILPIKQFGIPPSHLFTKKEVKAIKNVKGVDTVMYGWYGGCEIEYNGEKKFVSYYYATPSKLREVYKDSGYDIEKGRWLEDNDKYACIIGHGTAHNLFDREIKVGNVIKIKDKKFRVVGILKQIGNQQDDNSVILNIDVGEKLFGNEGKYNFISVTVKDGEDIEKVSEEIKKVLKKSFGDEEFSVLTAEQLAETVSSVLGVITIFVVGVAAISLLVGAVGISNTMHMSILERRKDIGILKALGAETTDILAIFVVESGFLGLFGGVIGLILGILLAKVIEMFAHKMGYLMVNAWISYELIVGVLAFSFLVGIISGYFPARSGAKLNPIETLRGE from the coding sequence ATGAAAGTTGAAGATATTGTTATCTTTGCATTTAAAAATATGAAGCAAAAAAGAACTCAGAGTTTATTGACAATTATTGGTATTGTAATTGGAGTTTTAGCAATGGTTAGTTTAATCTCTTTGGGATATGGCGTTCAAAATTACATACATGAGGAAATGATGAAAATGGGTTCTAATAAAATAACCATCCTTCCTATAAAACAGTTTGGCATTCCTCCTTCACATCTATTTACAAAAAAAGAGGTTAAAGCAATTAAAAATGTTAAAGGCGTCGATACAGTTATGTATGGTTGGTATGGTGGGTGTGAAATAGAATACAACGGAGAGAAAAAGTTTGTATCCTATTATTATGCAACCCCTTCAAAATTAAGAGAGGTTTATAAAGATAGTGGTTACGATATTGAAAAAGGTAGGTGGTTGGAGGATAATGATAAGTATGCATGTATTATTGGCCATGGAACTGCCCATAACTTGTTTGATAGAGAAATAAAAGTTGGGAATGTGATAAAAATTAAAGACAAAAAATTTAGGGTTGTTGGAATTTTAAAGCAGATAGGAAATCAGCAGGATGATAATTCAGTAATTTTAAACATAGATGTTGGAGAAAAACTATTTGGAAATGAGGGAAAATATAACTTCATTTCAGTAACTGTAAAAGATGGAGAAGATATAGAAAAAGTTTCAGAAGAGATTAAAAAAGTCCTAAAAAAATCTTTTGGAGATGAAGAGTTCTCTGTTTTAACTGCTGAGCAGTTAGCAGAAACTGTCAGTTCAGTTCTTGGAGTTATTACTATATTTGTTGTTGGAGTTGCTGCAATCTCATTATTGGTTGGGGCTGTTGGTATCTCAAACACTATGCATATGAGTATTTTAGAAAGAAGGAAAGATATTGGGATATTAAAAGCATTAGGAGCAGAGACAACAGATATCTTAGCAATATTTGTTGTTGAGTCAGGATTTTTAGGGTTGTTTGGTGGGGTTATTGGTTTAATTTTGGGAATTTTATTGGCAAAAGTTATTGAAATGTTTGCCCATAAAATGGGTTATTTAATGGTTAATGCGTGGATTTCTTATGAGTTGATTGTTGGGGTTTTAGCATTTTCATTTTTAGTTGGAATTATTAGTGGTTATTTCCCAGCAAGAAGTGGGGCTAAGTTAAATCCAATAGAGACATTGAGAGGGGAATAG
- a CDS encoding ABC transporter ATP-binding protein → MIRAENVWKIYGRGEAKTIALKNINLEIEEGEFVMIMGPSGCGKSTLLNILALLDIPTRGEVYYKGRKTSSMSENERAIFRRKISGFVFQQFHLIKTLTALENVELPMILDEKDKYYRRKRAKELLEMVGLKDRLNHYPHQLSGGQQQRVAIARALANNPKIIFADEPTGNLDSKSGIAVMNILKELNEKGITIIMVTHEQELTKYASKIIKLRDGEIVEIVEQ, encoded by the coding sequence TTGATAAGAGCTGAAAATGTATGGAAAATTTATGGTAGAGGAGAGGCAAAAACAATTGCCTTAAAAAATATTAATTTGGAAATTGAAGAAGGAGAGTTTGTTATGATAATGGGCCCTTCTGGATGTGGAAAATCCACTTTATTGAATATTTTGGCTCTTTTAGATATACCAACAAGGGGGGAAGTTTATTATAAAGGGAGAAAAACAAGTTCAATGAGTGAAAATGAAAGAGCTATTTTTAGAAGAAAAATTAGTGGATTTGTCTTTCAGCAATTTCATTTAATAAAAACACTAACTGCATTAGAAAATGTTGAACTACCAATGATTTTGGATGAGAAGGATAAATATTATAGGAGAAAAAGAGCAAAAGAATTATTAGAAATGGTTGGTTTAAAAGATAGATTAAATCACTACCCCCATCAACTAAGTGGAGGACAACAGCAGAGAGTAGCGATAGCAAGAGCATTAGCAAACAATCCTAAGATAATATTTGCTGATGAACCAACAGGAAATTTAGATAGTAAAAGTGGAATAGCAGTTATGAATATTTTAAAAGAATTGAATGAGAAAGGGATAACTATAATTATGGTAACACATGAGCAGGAATTAACAAAATATGCTTCAAAGATTATTAAACTAAGAGATGGGGAGATTGTTGAAATTGTTGAGCAATAG
- the taw3 gene encoding tRNA(Phe) 7-((3-amino-3-carboxypropyl)-4-demethylwyosine(37)-N(4))-methyltransferase Taw3 — MGFLEDKKRTLMNLELAIREGLVDEEIIPILNKINEIDNYYTTSSCIGRVGIMEIPKYKNPKLYSRWLGKWHHYATYDEMFDALKERKEGYIVFVMNSPILHIACKDIESAKKMLELAIHSGLKASSIKSVSDKRVIVEILTTYKVDAPIGEDGKIFVDNDYLKFLLDYSNSKLKKAREILMRWADRLDELK, encoded by the coding sequence ATGGGATTTTTAGAGGATAAAAAGAGGACATTAATGAATTTAGAACTTGCTATAAGAGAAGGTTTAGTTGATGAGGAGATAATCCCAATACTAAACAAAATCAATGAAATTGATAATTATTATACAACATCCAGCTGTATTGGCAGAGTAGGGATAATGGAAATCCCAAAATATAAAAATCCAAAGCTATATTCAAGATGGCTTGGAAAGTGGCATCACTACGCAACTTATGATGAGATGTTTGATGCATTAAAAGAGAGAAAAGAAGGTTATATAGTTTTTGTTATGAATTCCCCTATATTGCATATTGCTTGCAAAGACATAGAATCAGCAAAAAAGATGCTTGAATTAGCCATACACTCTGGATTAAAAGCTTCTTCTATAAAATCAGTTTCAGATAAAAGAGTTATTGTTGAAATTTTAACAACCTATAAAGTAGATGCCCCAATAGGTGAAGATGGGAAAATATTTGTAGATAATGATTATTTAAAGTTTTTATTGGATTATAGTAATTCTAAACTTAAAAAAGCGAGAGAGATTTTAATGAGATGGGCAGATAGGTTAGATGAGCTAAAATAA
- the rgy gene encoding reverse gyrase, with amino-acid sequence MIPMIYKEMCPNCSGEITSERLEIGVCEKCLKEENVFEKLELCEKLREEKTLDNLKNYCIIWNEFKEFEEFVKDLRFELLSIQKMWAKRVLKNKSFSIVAPTGVGKSFFGILMSLFLSKKGKKCYIILPTTLLVKQTYEKMLSLIEKNKLDIDVVAYHSELSTKEKKEAKEKIENNDYDILITTSNFLAKNPPNNTFDFIFVDDVDALLKASKNIDRTLKLLGFDEDIINEAYKIIYLIKIGKIEDALKKREILKEKISKIKHGCLIIASATGKSYGDRVKLYRELLDFEIGFGMNKLRDVVDIYDEEFSKQKVLEYIKLFGSGGIVFVSIDYGIEKAQEIEKFLLENNIKAKLIHSKDKKGFDDFREGEIDVLIGVASYYGVLVRGLDMPERVRYAIFYGIPKFKIKLKEYINNLKEKGELKEDIDIEGKTEEEIKKIVAEKLKIKNFSLRKEDDEYLLLIPDVKTYIQASGRTSRMTEFGLTKGASIVLVDEKEIFEYLKKYILFMYESEFKKIDEINLEELIKKIDEDREKIKLGRAKGKVPDLLKSVLMVVESPNKARTIANFFGKPSVRKINNRNVYEVCIGDLNLIITASGGHVFDLVTREGFYGVKIEDNLYIPIYASIKKVNGEQFTDQKNLEELIKQLIERGEKVNAMDAKENIEIIREIADEVDAIFIATDIDTEGEKIGYDIAINAFPFNRNIYRVGFNEITKRAILKAVESFKKGEELSLDENKVKGQIVRRIEDRWIGFRLSQKLWDVFNKKYLSAGRVQTPVLGWIIERYNEHKIKVPYLSLKLENNIYIGKVWEKEFDKDEVEVEIKVYEKEISPLPPFTTDTLLEEATKRFGLSADEVMAIAQELFELGLSTYHRTSSTRVSLDGMRVAREYLKLNNLEDYLKNREYFMEGAHECIRPTKPMDTEELIEFLKENNIKLTKNHIKVYDLIFRRFIASQMKEAVVEYEEIYIKDLDEKIEGYVDIKFDGWSRIYNLKLKKLPKIEKSSLKILEKKVRKIPKVPLYDEGEVVKLMKERGIGRPSTYAQIIKKLLDRGYVVKSKDKNKLIPTKLGIEVYNYLINNYPHLISEERTRELEEIMDKIENGEADYLEVLKALHEEILSIK; translated from the coding sequence ATGATACCGATGATATATAAAGAGATGTGCCCCAACTGCAGTGGGGAGATAACAAGTGAGAGATTAGAAATAGGAGTTTGTGAAAAATGTTTAAAAGAAGAAAATGTCTTTGAAAAATTAGAGCTATGTGAAAAACTTAGAGAAGAGAAAACTTTAGATAATTTAAAAAATTACTGCATTATTTGGAATGAATTTAAAGAATTTGAAGAGTTTGTAAAAGATTTAAGATTTGAACTTTTAAGTATACAAAAGATGTGGGCAAAGAGAGTTTTAAAAAATAAAAGTTTTTCAATAGTAGCACCAACAGGAGTTGGAAAGAGTTTCTTTGGCATATTGATGTCTCTGTTTTTATCTAAAAAAGGAAAGAAATGCTATATAATTCTACCTACAACACTCTTAGTTAAACAAACTTATGAAAAAATGTTATCTTTAATAGAGAAAAATAAGTTAGATATTGATGTGGTTGCTTACCATTCAGAATTATCAACAAAAGAAAAGAAAGAGGCAAAAGAGAAGATTGAGAATAACGATTATGATATACTAATAACAACATCCAACTTTTTAGCAAAAAATCCACCAAACAACACATTTGACTTTATATTTGTTGATGATGTCGATGCTCTATTAAAAGCATCAAAAAACATTGATAGAACTTTAAAATTGCTTGGATTTGATGAAGATATTATAAATGAGGCATATAAAATCATCTATCTAATAAAGATTGGAAAAATAGAAGATGCATTAAAAAAGAGAGAGATTTTAAAGGAAAAAATATCTAAAATAAAACATGGATGCTTAATTATCGCCTCTGCAACCGGAAAGAGTTATGGGGATAGAGTTAAGCTTTACAGAGAACTTTTAGACTTTGAAATTGGATTTGGAATGAATAAGCTTAGAGACGTTGTCGATATTTACGATGAAGAGTTTAGCAAACAAAAAGTTTTAGAATACATAAAATTGTTTGGTTCTGGTGGGATTGTATTTGTTTCAATTGATTATGGTATTGAGAAAGCACAAGAAATTGAGAAATTCTTATTAGAGAATAATATCAAAGCAAAATTAATCCATTCAAAAGATAAAAAAGGATTTGATGATTTTAGAGAAGGAGAGATAGATGTTTTGATTGGTGTTGCCTCATACTATGGTGTTTTAGTTAGAGGTTTAGATATGCCTGAAAGAGTTAGATATGCAATATTTTATGGAATTCCAAAGTTTAAAATTAAATTGAAGGAATACATAAACAACTTAAAAGAGAAAGGGGAATTAAAAGAAGATATTGACATTGAAGGAAAAACAGAAGAGGAAATTAAAAAAATAGTTGCCGAAAAATTAAAAATAAAGAATTTTTCATTGAGGAAAGAAGATGATGAATATTTATTATTAATTCCTGATGTAAAAACTTACATCCAAGCATCTGGAAGAACATCAAGAATGACAGAGTTTGGTTTAACCAAAGGAGCAAGTATCGTGTTGGTAGATGAGAAAGAGATTTTTGAATATCTCAAAAAATACATATTGTTTATGTATGAGAGTGAATTCAAGAAGATTGATGAAATAAACTTAGAAGAGCTAATCAAAAAGATTGATGAAGACAGAGAGAAGATAAAATTAGGAAGAGCTAAAGGAAAAGTTCCTGATTTATTAAAATCAGTTTTAATGGTTGTAGAAAGTCCTAACAAAGCAAGAACCATTGCAAATTTCTTTGGAAAACCGTCAGTTAGGAAAATAAACAATAGAAATGTTTATGAAGTTTGTATTGGTGATTTAAATTTAATTATAACTGCAAGTGGGGGACATGTGTTTGATTTAGTTACAAGAGAGGGCTTTTATGGAGTTAAGATAGAGGATAACTTATACATCCCAATATATGCATCAATTAAAAAAGTGAATGGAGAGCAATTTACAGACCAAAAGAATTTAGAAGAATTAATAAAGCAATTAATTGAGAGAGGAGAGAAAGTAAATGCAATGGATGCAAAGGAAAATATAGAAATTATTAGAGAGATTGCAGATGAAGTTGATGCCATATTTATAGCAACAGATATTGATACTGAAGGAGAGAAAATTGGTTATGATATAGCCATAAATGCCTTTCCATTCAATAGGAATATTTACAGAGTTGGTTTTAATGAGATTACAAAGAGAGCTATATTAAAGGCAGTAGAATCATTTAAAAAAGGAGAAGAGCTTAGCTTGGATGAGAATAAAGTTAAAGGTCAAATAGTTAGGAGAATAGAAGATAGATGGATTGGATTTAGATTAAGTCAAAAATTATGGGATGTATTTAATAAAAAATACCTTTCAGCTGGTAGAGTTCAAACACCAGTATTGGGATGGATTATAGAGAGATATAATGAGCATAAAATAAAAGTCCCTTATTTATCCTTAAAATTAGAAAACAATATCTACATTGGAAAGGTTTGGGAAAAAGAATTTGATAAAGATGAAGTTGAGGTTGAAATAAAGGTTTATGAAAAAGAAATTTCTCCTCTCCCACCATTTACAACAGATACATTATTGGAGGAAGCTACAAAGAGATTTGGCTTAAGTGCTGATGAAGTGATGGCTATAGCCCAAGAATTGTTTGAACTTGGATTATCCACATACCACAGAACCTCTTCTACAAGAGTTTCATTAGATGGGATGAGGGTAGCGAGAGAATATCTAAAGCTAAATAATTTAGAGGACTATTTAAAAAATAGAGAGTATTTTATGGAAGGGGCTCATGAATGTATAAGGCCTACAAAACCAATGGACACTGAAGAGCTTATAGAGTTTTTAAAAGAGAACAATATAAAATTAACCAAAAATCACATAAAAGTTTATGATTTGATATTTAGAAGATTTATTGCTTCTCAAATGAAAGAAGCAGTTGTAGAGTATGAGGAAATTTACATAAAAGATTTAGATGAGAAGATTGAAGGCTATGTAGATATAAAGTTTGATGGATGGAGTAGAATTTATAACTTAAAGTTAAAAAAGCTTCCAAAGATTGAGAAAAGCTCTTTAAAAATATTAGAGAAAAAAGTTAGAAAAATCCCAAAAGTTCCATTGTATGATGAAGGAGAGGTTGTTAAGTTAATGAAAGAGAGAGGTATTGGAAGGCCTTCAACCTATGCTCAAATAATTAAAAAGTTGTTAGATAGAGGATATGTGGTTAAGAGTAAAGATAAAAATAAGCTAATTCCAACAAAATTGGGAATTGAAGTTTATAATTATTTGATAAATAATTATCCTCACCTAATATCTGAAGAGAGAACAAGAGAATTGGAAGAAATTATGGACAAAATTGAAAATGGAGAAGCTGATTATTTAGAAGTGCTAAAAGCTTTACATGAGGAAATTTTGAGTATAAAATAA
- a CDS encoding geranylgeranyl reductase family protein — protein MNSNDYDVVIIGGGPIGCITGENIKNGKVLIVEEHQSIGVPLQCAGLISKNGVKELGNPKGVVNRIRGAYIYSKNNSVKIGNEEIRAYVFERKVMDKDIAIRVSKKCDFLLKAYGEIEKDKNDYKVKITHLGEEIYLNPKVIVGADGSKSITGKKLGLVNNKNREILSSCQFEMVNANVDEDFVYVFLDKRYSERFFTWIIPMGKDRVRVGLIDKGNCYNKLMKFINENEIAKEILRNATIIEFSSGSLPIGYLERTVKDNVLLAGDAACHVKPLSGGGLYFGAMGGKIAGEVISKYLNGEISRLEIYDKKWKEKFGNEIKNGIRIRKIFLKLGNDTLDEIIGKLAKSDLIEYINNHGDMDKQASLAMKILKSLDFGIGFRILRDLL, from the coding sequence GTGAATAGCAATGATTATGATGTTGTGATTATTGGTGGGGGGCCGATTGGTTGTATAACAGGAGAGAACATAAAAAACGGTAAAGTTTTGATTGTTGAAGAGCATCAAAGTATTGGTGTTCCTCTGCAGTGTGCTGGCTTAATTAGCAAAAATGGAGTTAAAGAGCTTGGCAACCCAAAAGGAGTTGTTAATAGGATTAGAGGTGCTTATATATACTCAAAAAATAATTCGGTGAAAATTGGAAATGAAGAAATTAGAGCTTATGTTTTTGAGAGAAAAGTTATGGATAAAGATATTGCTATAAGAGTTTCAAAAAAATGTGATTTTTTGTTAAAAGCTTATGGAGAAATTGAAAAAGATAAAAATGATTATAAAGTTAAAATAACTCACTTGGGAGAAGAAATATATTTAAATCCAAAAGTTATTGTTGGAGCTGATGGTTCTAAAAGTATAACAGGAAAAAAATTGGGCTTAGTAAATAATAAAAATAGAGAAATTTTGTCAAGTTGTCAATTTGAGATGGTAAATGCTAACGTAGATGAAGATTTTGTCTATGTTTTCTTAGATAAAAGATATTCAGAGAGGTTTTTTACTTGGATTATTCCAATGGGAAAGGATAGAGTTAGAGTAGGTTTAATAGATAAAGGCAACTGTTACAATAAACTCATGAAATTTATAAATGAAAATGAAATAGCAAAGGAAATATTGAGAAATGCAACAATAATTGAATTTTCCTCTGGCTCTTTGCCAATTGGATATTTAGAGAGGACTGTTAAAGATAATGTTTTATTGGCTGGAGATGCCGCTTGTCATGTAAAGCCTCTAAGTGGGGGAGGACTGTATTTTGGAGCAATGGGCGGGAAAATAGCAGGAGAAGTTATTAGTAAATATTTAAATGGTGAAATAAGTAGATTAGAGATTTATGATAAAAAATGGAAAGAAAAATTTGGAAATGAAATAAAAAATGGTATTAGAATTAGAAAAATCTTTTTAAAGTTAGGAAATGATACTTTAGATGAAATTATTGGAAAATTGGCAAAGAGTGATTTGATTGAATATATTAATAACCATGGAGATATGGATAAGCAGGCATCTTTGGCAATGAAAATTTTAAAATCATTAGATTTTGGGATAGGATTTAGAATTTTGAGAGATTTGTTATAA
- a CDS encoding cation:proton antiporter yields MDIVLFLGYLSILFAGGAIIAKIAKKIGIPDIPLLLIFGLVLSALNIIPKNIVTSSFDFIGNFGLIILLFIGSFEMEWNIMKRVLDVILKLDILALLIVWIISGIVFNFVFHLPILSLIGLLFGAIVSATDPATLIPIFSKMDINPEVAITLEAESVFNDPLGIVVTLICLSALGLAKAENPILEFISLAVGGIILGLIAGKFYESIISKIKFEDYIAPFTLGLAIAFWYFAEGIFPSITGYEISGFMAVAIMGLYIGNIIVHKKEHKEDMEKVAMFLDELSIFIRILIFVLLGASISIPLLEKYAAPAFICALGSILLARPVGVLIATAIPPIRPLAERIYIALEGPRGVVPATLSAMVYTEIMKHPDIVPKSVASLMPPTELAGTILVATFMTIIISVVLEASWAKPLANILLKNKTSTS; encoded by the coding sequence GTGGATATTGTATTATTTCTTGGATATCTATCAATTCTTTTTGCTGGAGGAGCTATAATAGCAAAAATTGCTAAAAAGATAGGTATTCCTGATATACCTCTATTACTGATATTTGGACTTGTATTATCTGCTCTAAATATTATTCCAAAAAATATTGTTACAAGCTCTTTTGATTTTATTGGAAACTTTGGGTTAATAATTTTATTGTTCATAGGTTCTTTTGAAATGGAATGGAACATTATGAAGAGAGTATTGGATGTTATTTTAAAACTTGATATACTGGCGTTATTAATTGTTTGGATTATATCAGGAATCGTATTTAACTTTGTCTTTCATCTCCCAATTTTGTCATTAATTGGTTTATTATTTGGAGCTATTGTCTCTGCCACAGACCCAGCTACTCTAATCCCAATATTTTCTAAAATGGATATAAATCCTGAAGTAGCAATAACATTGGAAGCAGAGAGCGTCTTTAACGACCCATTGGGGATTGTTGTAACGTTAATATGTTTATCAGCTCTTGGTTTAGCTAAAGCTGAAAATCCAATTCTTGAATTTATCTCATTAGCTGTTGGAGGAATTATATTAGGTCTTATTGCAGGTAAGTTTTATGAATCTATTATATCAAAAATTAAGTTTGAAGATTATATAGCTCCATTTACATTAGGATTGGCTATTGCATTTTGGTATTTTGCTGAGGGAATTTTCCCATCAATAACAGGATATGAGATTAGTGGGTTTATGGCTGTAGCAATAATGGGTCTTTATATTGGAAACATTATAGTGCATAAAAAAGAACATAAAGAGGATATGGAAAAGGTTGCCATGTTTTTGGATGAGTTGTCAATATTTATTAGGATACTAATCTTTGTATTATTGGGAGCAAGTATCTCTATACCTCTATTAGAAAAATACGCTGCTCCAGCGTTTATATGTGCATTAGGTTCTATACTTTTAGCAAGACCTGTTGGTGTTTTAATAGCCACAGCCATCCCACCAATTAGACCTCTTGCTGAAAGAATTTACATTGCTTTAGAAGGGCCGAGAGGTGTAGTTCCAGCAACGTTATCGGCAATGGTTTATACTGAAATTATGAAACATCCAGATATTGTCCCAAAAAGTGTAGCAAGTTTAATGCCACCAACAGAATTAGCTGGGACTATATTAGTGGCAACCTTTATGACAATAATAATTAGTGTTGTTTTAGAAGCTTCATGGGCAAAACCATTAGCAAATATATTATTGAAAAATAAAACCTCAACTTCTTAA
- a CDS encoding cobalt-precorrin-7 (C(5))-methyltransferase, producing MIYIVGIGPGDKDYLTLKAIKIVENADLVVGSKRALELFNIDKDKKIILTKNLIDELKELIKNKDIKNKKIVILSTGDPCFSGLLKTLLKIGAKKEDIEVISGISSIQIAAAKLKISWEDYNIITLHGKSENKEKLLNLIKNHEKVIFLPNNLKEDAKFLIDNGINPNTKIWVLENLTYSNEKISLKSLKEIIKEDFSYLTVCIYRGEDD from the coding sequence ATGATTTATATAGTTGGAATTGGCCCAGGAGATAAAGATTATCTAACCTTAAAAGCAATAAAAATAGTTGAAAATGCTGATTTAGTTGTTGGTAGTAAGAGAGCTTTGGAATTATTCAATATAGACAAAGATAAAAAAATAATTCTAACAAAAAATTTAATTGATGAATTAAAGGAATTAATAAAAAACAAAGATATAAAAAATAAAAAGATTGTCATATTATCCACAGGAGATCCATGTTTTAGTGGGCTATTAAAAACTCTATTAAAGATTGGTGCTAAAAAAGAAGATATTGAAGTTATCTCTGGAATTTCATCTATACAAATAGCAGCAGCAAAATTAAAAATCTCTTGGGAAGATTATAATATAATAACTCTTCATGGAAAATCTGAAAATAAAGAAAAGCTTTTAAATTTAATAAAAAATCATGAGAAAGTCATCTTCTTACCAAACAATTTAAAGGAAGATGCAAAATTTTTAATAGACAATGGTATAAACCCTAACACAAAAATCTGGGTGTTGGAAAATCTAACATACTCAAATGAGAAAATTAGCTTAAAATCTTTAAAGGAGATAATTAAAGAGGACTTTTCCTACCTAACAGTTTGTATTTATAGGGGAGAAGATGATTAG
- the crcB gene encoding fluoride efflux transporter CrcB — protein MIRELLLIGVGGFFGAIFRYLISGIIPVKFGIPTGTLAVNLIGSFILGFLMYSSLLTSMPSEYKLFIGTGFCGALTTFSTFSYETFALVDEGLLFKALLNILINVAGCLIMVYFGRTVVLVIFK, from the coding sequence ATGATTAGAGAGCTATTGTTAATAGGAGTTGGAGGATTTTTTGGAGCTATTTTTAGATATTTAATTAGTGGAATCATCCCAGTAAAATTTGGCATACCAACTGGAACGTTAGCAGTTAATTTAATAGGTAGTTTTATCTTAGGATTCTTAATGTATAGCTCTCTACTTACATCAATGCCAAGTGAATATAAATTGTTTATTGGAACTGGTTTTTGTGGGGCTCTAACAACATTCTCAACATTTTCTTATGAAACCTTTGCCTTAGTTGATGAAGGACTGTTATTTAAAGCTCTACTAAATATATTAATCAATGTAGCTGGCTGTTTAATTATGGTTTATTTTGGTAGAACTGTAGTTTTAGTTATCTTTAAATAG
- a CDS encoding DUF190 domain-containing protein, which produces MIKVKILKIYLREGDKFEGELMYKHIVKILKREGISGATVYKGICGYGVRGIAEVDIFRLSINLPVIIECIDIEENINKVLPKLYEIIKDNGLIVITDGYVYKGETHE; this is translated from the coding sequence ATGATAAAAGTAAAAATTTTAAAAATTTATTTAAGGGAAGGGGATAAATTTGAAGGAGAACTGATGTATAAACATATAGTTAAAATACTAAAAAGGGAGGGGATTAGTGGGGCTACCGTTTATAAAGGGATATGCGGTTATGGAGTTAGAGGTATAGCTGAGGTGGATATATTTAGATTATCTATAAACCTTCCAGTGATTATTGAATGCATTGATATTGAAGAAAATATAAATAAGGTATTGCCTAAGTTATATGAAATTATCAAAGATAATGGGTTGATAGTAATAACTGACGGTTACGTGTATAAAGGTGAAACTCATGAGTAA